The DNA window TGCTGCCCACCTACCGCACGCCGCCGCTGGCGTTCGTCCGCGGACGCGGCAGCGCCCTGTTCGACGCCGAGGGCCGGGCGTACCTGGACTTCCTGTCCGGTCTGGCCGTGACCAGCCTCGGCCACGCGCACCCGGCGGTGACCGCCGCGGTCGCCGAGCAGGTCGCC is part of the Actinomycetota bacterium genome and encodes:
- a CDS encoding aminotransferase class III-fold pyridoxal phosphate-dependent enzyme; translated protein: MDAAAHLSQLQDRFNAHLLPTYRTPPLAFVRGRGSALFDAEGRAYLDFLSGLAVTSLGHAHPAVTAAVAEQVA